One window of Botrimarina mediterranea genomic DNA carries:
- a CDS encoding glycoside hydrolase family 18 protein: MPRRTALAILAGLTCSAPLVSMTPLSVTQAAEPATKPASDVPASDVPSPDVFVGYVHGQARDLNYSLYTHLCHAFVVAGEDGKLRPNKSVPDAAFAAKAHRHGVRVLLSLGGWGWDAQFAAIVLDREAETHFVQSVLQLVDDADYDGIDLDWEYPDSREEVPGFERLTRRLRAGLDAIAERKGRPMQLTMASAAHPQTLEWLSNEFLLETMDWVNVMTYDYAGGWAGFAGHNAPFTPSSKTPADKRHSVTTTFEYLLEKRGLPPERLALGLPLYGRAFSVPQPYADTTDTDDPGRSKTYLQSQELIAQGWTRTWDDETQTPWLTSPARHAVISYDDAESIRLKTRWARDRGLRGVFFWEVSQDRLPGGGNPLQEAARSVWGAFDVTGPR; encoded by the coding sequence ATGCCCCGCCGAACGGCACTGGCGATCCTCGCCGGCCTCACATGCTCGGCGCCCCTGGTGTCAATGACGCCGCTCTCAGTGACGCAGGCCGCCGAGCCCGCGACGAAACCCGCGTCTGACGTCCCCGCGTCGGATGTCCCCTCGCCTGATGTATTCGTCGGCTACGTCCACGGCCAGGCACGTGACCTCAACTACAGCCTGTACACGCATCTTTGTCACGCCTTCGTCGTCGCCGGTGAAGACGGCAAACTGCGTCCCAATAAAAGCGTGCCCGACGCGGCGTTCGCCGCCAAGGCCCATCGGCACGGGGTGCGGGTGCTGCTCTCGCTAGGCGGATGGGGTTGGGACGCGCAGTTCGCCGCGATCGTGCTCGACCGCGAGGCCGAAACTCATTTCGTTCAATCCGTGCTCCAGTTGGTCGATGACGCCGATTACGACGGCATCGACCTCGATTGGGAGTACCCCGACTCACGCGAAGAAGTCCCCGGCTTCGAACGGCTGACACGGCGACTGCGGGCAGGGCTCGATGCGATCGCCGAGCGAAAAGGGAGGCCGATGCAGCTGACGATGGCGTCCGCCGCCCATCCGCAGACGCTCGAATGGCTGTCGAACGAGTTCCTGCTCGAGACGATGGATTGGGTCAACGTGATGACCTACGACTACGCCGGCGGCTGGGCCGGATTCGCCGGGCACAACGCCCCGTTCACGCCCTCATCAAAAACCCCCGCTGACAAGCGCCACTCGGTTACAACAACGTTCGAGTACCTGCTCGAGAAGCGCGGGCTCCCGCCCGAACGGCTGGCCCTTGGCCTACCGCTCTACGGGCGGGCTTTCTCGGTCCCGCAGCCCTACGCCGACACAACCGACACCGACGACCCCGGCCGATCGAAGACATATCTACAAAGCCAAGAGCTGATCGCCCAAGGCTGGACCCGCACGTGGGATGACGAGACCCAGACCCCTTGGCTAACTTCACCAGCCCGCCATGCCGTCATAAGTTACGACGACGCCGAATCGATCCGGCTCAAAACACGCTGGGCCCGCGACCGCGGCCTGCGCGGCGTCTTCTTCTGGGAAGTCTCGCAAGATCGGCTGCCCGGGGGCGGCAATCCGCTGCAAGAGGCGGCAAGATCGGTCTGGGGGGCATTTGACGTCACCGGGCCGCGATGA
- a CDS encoding sodium:solute symporter family protein, translated as MPILAETAASIVPALTTLDVAIIAASLLGVLAVGALTGRQSGKDASQFFLSGRGMPWWLLGMSMVATTFAADTPNLVTDLVRTGGVAGNWVWWAFLLTGMLTVFNYAGLWRRSGLMTDLGFYEMRYSGRPAAFLRGFRALYLGVVFNVMVMSVVMLAAIKIGQVLLGVGPLVSIVSASVITVVFSAVGGFRAVVLTDAVLFVLAMTGSIAAACYAVNRPEVGGLAALVSSDAVAGKLAFLPPLDFGSAESINTLLSVLLIPLAVQWWSVWYPGSEPGGGGYLAQRMLAAKDPGHATAAALFFNCAHYALRPWPWILVALASLVVYPDLNSIREAFPGIDPSKIGHDLAYPAMLTQMPSGWLGIVLASLLAAYMSTISTHLNWGSSYVVNDFYQRFVEPDASDARLVVVGRVSTVLMMIAAAAMALQLQTASQGFQILLQIGAGTGLLFILRWYWWRINAYSEVAAMVVSFVVALVLAWYGESLGVPDWAKLTLGVAVTTAGWLMVAILTPSDDAETLEEFCRSVNPAGPGWGPVRERATAAGRPIPAPLADDNVWLGLARMVLGCVAVYAMLFATGYALYGELVSAAITLALSTAAASGIVWTYRSRFLKPTTPTIESLPHDPSNAPPNGTGDPRRPHMLGAPGVNDAALSDAGRRARDETRV; from the coding sequence ATGCCGATTTTAGCGGAAACGGCTGCTTCCATCGTTCCGGCGCTCACGACGCTCGACGTGGCGATTATCGCCGCGTCGTTGCTGGGCGTGTTGGCTGTCGGCGCGCTAACGGGAAGGCAGTCGGGAAAGGACGCATCCCAGTTTTTCCTATCGGGCCGAGGCATGCCATGGTGGTTACTCGGCATGTCGATGGTCGCGACGACTTTTGCCGCCGATACGCCGAACTTGGTCACCGACTTGGTCCGGACGGGCGGCGTGGCGGGAAATTGGGTCTGGTGGGCCTTCTTGCTCACGGGGATGCTCACGGTCTTTAACTACGCAGGCCTTTGGCGGCGATCAGGGCTCATGACTGACCTGGGCTTCTACGAGATGCGGTACAGCGGGCGCCCCGCCGCATTCTTACGGGGGTTTCGTGCCCTGTACCTAGGCGTCGTCTTCAACGTTATGGTGATGTCGGTGGTCATGCTGGCCGCCATCAAGATCGGTCAAGTGCTGTTGGGGGTTGGCCCGCTGGTGTCGATCGTCTCTGCTTCGGTGATTACTGTGGTGTTTAGCGCTGTCGGCGGTTTCCGTGCGGTGGTGCTGACCGACGCGGTCTTGTTTGTTCTGGCGATGACCGGGTCGATCGCGGCGGCATGCTACGCCGTCAATCGGCCCGAAGTCGGCGGCCTAGCGGCTTTGGTGTCGAGCGATGCCGTCGCTGGCAAGCTCGCCTTCTTGCCGCCGCTGGACTTCGGCAGCGCCGAATCGATCAACACCCTGCTATCCGTTCTGCTGATCCCGCTTGCTGTGCAGTGGTGGAGCGTGTGGTATCCCGGATCAGAACCGGGCGGCGGCGGCTACTTGGCCCAGCGGATGCTTGCCGCTAAAGACCCGGGCCACGCGACAGCCGCGGCGCTTTTTTTCAACTGCGCCCACTACGCCTTGCGGCCGTGGCCCTGGATCCTCGTTGCGCTGGCCTCGTTAGTCGTCTACCCCGACCTCAATTCGATCCGCGAGGCCTTTCCCGGCATTGACCCCTCCAAGATCGGCCACGACCTTGCTTATCCGGCGATGCTCACTCAGATGCCATCGGGGTGGCTTGGGATCGTGCTGGCCTCCCTCTTGGCGGCCTATATGTCCACGATTTCGACGCACCTCAACTGGGGGTCGTCTTACGTTGTCAACGATTTCTATCAGCGCTTTGTCGAGCCCGATGCGTCCGACGCTAGGCTCGTTGTGGTGGGACGGGTTTCGACCGTCCTCATGATGATCGCGGCGGCTGCGATGGCGCTGCAGTTGCAAACGGCGTCGCAGGGCTTCCAGATCCTTCTGCAGATCGGCGCCGGGACGGGGCTGTTGTTCATACTGCGCTGGTACTGGTGGCGTATCAACGCTTACTCCGAAGTCGCCGCGATGGTCGTTTCTTTCGTCGTCGCCTTGGTATTAGCGTGGTACGGCGAGTCACTCGGCGTACCCGACTGGGCGAAGCTCACGCTAGGGGTGGCGGTGACGACGGCCGGTTGGCTGATGGTCGCCATACTTACGCCCTCCGACGATGCGGAGACGCTCGAAGAGTTCTGCCGTTCGGTTAATCCTGCCGGTCCCGGCTGGGGCCCTGTCCGCGAGCGGGCCACCGCCGCGGGCCGCCCGATTCCAGCCCCCTTGGCGGATGACAACGTCTGGCTCGGCCTCGCCCGCATGGTTCTGGGCTGTGTTGCGGTGTACGCCATGCTGTTCGCAACCGGCTACGCCCTCTACGGCGAACTGGTCAGTGCGGCCATAACCCTCGCGCTTTCCACCGCAGCGGCGAGCGGCATCGTGTGGACCTATCGCTCGCGATTCTTGAAACCGACGACACCCACCATCGAGAGCCTGCCGCATGACCCCTCCAATGCCCCGCCGAACGGCACTGGCGATCCTCGCCGGCCTCACATGCTCGGCGCCCCTGGTGTCAATGACGCCGCTCTCAGTGACGCAGGCCGCCGAGCCCGCGACGAAACCCGCGTCTGA
- a CDS encoding ROK family protein, whose translation MTFATVAKAVASLIDARLLEEYDEPTVGRGRPAKRIRLAVDQSQVVGVAIEIDEVLVAAAGLDGKRRGATSTFKTPSSYQQLVRSISEALSDLIKSERLNVLGVGVSVAAQVDEKAGRVAVAANLPYLSDKPLERDLREAIGITCSIVRDTHAMCVSERLHGSAKNLDNFLLLHLGVGIGMGVMIDGRLFFGQYGYSGELGHMTVVPGGQLCHCGRKGCLETVASEWGLSDHLSEQLGRQVTVEDVARLYASGDPVAKKEVRRTCKHLALGVSHAVHLFNPGKVVVYSRLFSACPELLELLVHNVERIALPLNFRGCEFVNAATTPLDGSIAHIIGHLADALAPRLSHTTIVN comes from the coding sequence GTGACCTTCGCAACGGTCGCCAAAGCCGTCGCGTCGCTGATCGACGCCCGATTGCTCGAAGAGTACGACGAGCCGACCGTCGGGCGTGGCCGACCAGCTAAGCGTATCCGTTTGGCGGTCGATCAGTCGCAGGTCGTCGGGGTGGCAATCGAGATCGACGAGGTCTTGGTGGCGGCCGCAGGATTGGACGGTAAGCGGCGTGGGGCGACGAGCACTTTCAAAACGCCATCGTCGTACCAACAACTGGTGCGATCCATAAGCGAAGCTCTTTCGGACCTGATCAAGAGCGAACGACTCAATGTTCTTGGCGTCGGCGTGAGCGTTGCCGCTCAGGTGGATGAAAAGGCTGGCCGCGTGGCGGTCGCCGCCAACCTGCCCTACCTAAGCGACAAGCCTCTCGAACGGGACCTCCGCGAAGCGATAGGCATCACTTGCTCAATCGTGCGAGACACGCATGCGATGTGCGTGTCCGAAAGGCTGCATGGCAGCGCAAAGAATCTTGACAACTTCTTGCTGTTGCATCTTGGCGTCGGTATTGGCATGGGCGTCATGATCGACGGACGGCTCTTCTTCGGACAGTACGGCTATTCCGGAGAACTCGGGCACATGACGGTCGTCCCCGGCGGGCAATTGTGTCACTGCGGCAGAAAGGGATGCCTCGAGACCGTCGCTAGCGAGTGGGGCCTCTCCGACCATCTCAGCGAACAACTCGGCCGGCAGGTCACCGTTGAAGATGTCGCGAGGCTCTATGCTTCGGGCGACCCCGTGGCGAAGAAAGAAGTACGCCGCACTTGCAAGCACTTGGCGCTCGGCGTCTCGCACGCCGTCCACCTATTCAACCCGGGCAAAGTCGTCGTTTACAGCCGCCTCTTCAGCGCCTGCCCCGAACTCTTAGAGCTCCTCGTCCACAACGTCGAGAGGATTGCCCTGCCGCTCAACTTCCGCGGCTGCGAGTTCGTGAACGCGGCGACGACGCCGCTCGACGGGAGCATCGCCCACATCATCGGCCACCTGGCCGACGCCCTCGCTCCGCGGTTGTCTCACACCACGATCGTCAACTAG
- a CDS encoding family 20 glycosylhydrolase: MDPSVFDPEGKSTLYFNFVRKPSAVYNSTTGSAVEPINGDLFRVELGRGENKNGPLRIETVFEGAVRHVTDAPAGFFVVTRGCFTESVEPIAVKIDLSVLRRETKPPAAPQRESGAAARRRESVASAAPAAPWIPQPWRYEPLAGVVELSGLPIECSSDHAAAARLLGDAIVAAGGEPPAVHTAIDPHRPAIRLRLGDAPVDAPAGGKAEEAYSLEAREESGVVITGAGPAGLHYGVQTLVAAIANTPVAIGGSVRPAVREMLVRDAPHFRYRGLHLDVARNFQSVATIRKVLDLMAAYKLNRFHFHLTDDEGWRLAIEGLPELTEVGGRRGYSPGFQEFLPPSFGSGPRPDVAPGSGWYSREDFIALLRYANERHIEIIPEIDLPGHSRAAIRAMQVRSERLRAAGDEAAALQFVLRRDSDGAEYESVQMWKDNVIDVRLESSVAFVERVVGDVASMYDEAGVAFRSIHLGGDEVPHGCWTDSNAPETLQQAALFASFMDRCAEIAASHGARSAGWEEVFLAEEGRAALRSGASAGGVCYAWNNIWGWGQEDAAYRLANAGVDVVLCNATHLYFDLAYEDTVDEPGYYWAGATDVEEVFRFQPYAYFDAPLRDRFGNPIPVSDREPMTRLSAKGQRHIIGMQGHLWGENLNSAERLEYMMFPRLLALAEIAWAGPADSRDADADPSRTWVEFEHHLAERELPRLRGFLGGVKYRPLANPTIAK, from the coding sequence GTGGACCCCTCGGTCTTCGACCCCGAGGGCAAGTCCACGCTGTACTTCAACTTCGTCCGGAAGCCGTCTGCGGTTTACAACTCGACGACGGGCAGCGCCGTGGAGCCCATCAATGGCGATCTCTTCCGGGTGGAGCTGGGCCGTGGCGAGAACAAGAATGGCCCCCTGCGTATCGAGACCGTCTTCGAGGGCGCGGTACGGCACGTCACCGACGCGCCCGCGGGATTCTTCGTCGTAACCCGGGGCTGTTTCACCGAGTCTGTCGAACCGATCGCCGTGAAGATCGATCTCTCGGTCCTCCGGCGAGAAACGAAACCGCCTGCGGCGCCGCAACGAGAGAGCGGCGCCGCTGCACGGCGTCGTGAATCGGTTGCGTCGGCCGCGCCCGCGGCGCCGTGGATTCCTCAGCCGTGGCGTTACGAGCCATTGGCGGGCGTCGTCGAGCTGAGCGGGCTCCCGATTGAATGCTCGAGCGATCACGCCGCTGCAGCGCGGCTGCTCGGCGACGCCATCGTCGCCGCCGGGGGTGAGCCGCCCGCAGTCCACACCGCCATTGATCCCCATCGGCCCGCGATCCGGTTGCGATTGGGGGACGCGCCTGTCGATGCTCCCGCTGGCGGCAAGGCTGAAGAGGCGTATTCACTCGAAGCCCGGGAGGAGTCGGGCGTTGTGATCACGGGAGCGGGTCCCGCCGGTCTTCACTACGGCGTCCAGACGTTGGTCGCGGCGATCGCCAACACGCCGGTCGCTATCGGGGGGAGCGTGCGTCCTGCTGTCCGTGAGATGCTGGTACGCGACGCCCCACACTTCCGCTACCGCGGCCTGCATCTCGATGTCGCCCGCAACTTTCAATCGGTCGCGACCATCCGCAAGGTGCTCGACCTGATGGCGGCGTACAAGCTCAACCGTTTCCACTTTCACCTCACCGACGACGAAGGCTGGCGGTTGGCGATTGAGGGGCTGCCCGAGTTGACCGAAGTGGGCGGTCGTCGGGGCTACTCGCCCGGCTTCCAAGAGTTCTTGCCGCCCTCGTTCGGCTCGGGCCCTCGCCCGGATGTCGCGCCGGGAAGCGGGTGGTACTCGCGGGAAGATTTCATCGCTCTGCTCCGCTATGCCAACGAGCGCCATATTGAAATCATTCCCGAAATCGACTTGCCTGGCCACTCACGGGCCGCGATCAGGGCAATGCAGGTCCGCAGCGAGCGCCTCCGCGCCGCCGGAGACGAAGCCGCAGCACTTCAGTTTGTCCTACGACGCGACAGCGACGGCGCCGAGTACGAGTCGGTACAGATGTGGAAGGACAACGTCATTGATGTTCGCCTAGAGTCATCCGTCGCGTTCGTGGAGCGTGTCGTCGGCGATGTCGCCAGCATGTACGACGAGGCCGGAGTCGCATTCAGGTCGATTCACCTTGGCGGCGATGAAGTGCCGCACGGGTGTTGGACCGATTCAAACGCCCCAGAGACATTACAACAAGCCGCCTTGTTTGCGTCCTTCATGGACCGCTGCGCCGAGATTGCCGCTTCCCATGGCGCCAGGTCGGCGGGCTGGGAAGAAGTCTTCCTAGCGGAAGAGGGCAGAGCTGCATTAAGGTCTGGAGCTAGCGCCGGGGGTGTTTGCTACGCCTGGAACAACATCTGGGGATGGGGTCAAGAAGACGCCGCCTACCGCTTGGCGAACGCCGGCGTCGATGTGGTGCTCTGCAACGCGACACACCTCTACTTTGACCTCGCCTACGAAGACACGGTCGATGAACCAGGCTATTACTGGGCGGGCGCCACCGATGTTGAGGAAGTCTTCCGCTTCCAGCCCTACGCTTACTTCGATGCGCCGCTGCGTGATCGCTTCGGGAACCCAATCCCCGTCAGCGACAGAGAGCCGATGACCCGGCTTTCCGCCAAGGGACAGCGACATATCATCGGCATGCAGGGTCATCTCTGGGGAGAGAACCTCAACTCCGCCGAGCGGCTCGAATACATGATGTTCCCTCGTCTACTCGCTCTCGCAGAGATCGCGTGGGCGGGGCCAGCCGACTCGCGCGATGCGGATGCCGACCCTTCGCGGACCTGGGTAGAGTTCGAGCACCATCTTGCCGAGCGCGAGCTTCCCCGCCTGAGAGGCTTCTTGGGGGGAGTAAAGTACCGACCGCTAGCGAACCCTACTATCGCCAAGTAA
- a CDS encoding glycoside hydrolase family 18 protein: MRRLSMKVRAIALLAATIAGSDAAALDLIGYLPYYRINSDYLNHVLPGQLSMLDEVRYFGLSVDSDGKIVSLSGSMQTHKDNIAAIQGVIASLPVASRPRLDITIGAAGEDATFTSVAASESKRSVLAQNISTLLNETGADAVDIDWEHPDAGVQRNTQYPALLKRIKQEIGADRRVYATVAPSVVISNSVFSDENAIDGVSLMTYDLGWWSNDPTNSNNGEHSLQEYVDDTFEAWSESPGSPNDRPWVFGTWGNGSPANQLGVAIPIYGRSIANQTAYTYSELVTGGATTDGEYYQYSGQQVWSPSPGLAAQRVEHALDQGLQHLIFWEIGQDLPATNSNSLLRVAYETREALAGLPGDFNSDGKVDSADYTVWRDGLGANYTQEDYETWAENYGASANSSNAKATPEPVSAGMAFFAALVGFLRQRRP, from the coding sequence ATGCGCCGCTTGAGTATGAAGGTCCGTGCGATCGCTTTATTGGCCGCCACAATTGCGGGGTCAGATGCCGCGGCGCTCGATCTGATCGGCTATTTGCCGTACTACCGGATCAACAGCGACTATCTCAACCACGTGCTGCCCGGGCAGCTCTCGATGCTCGACGAGGTGCGATATTTTGGCCTCAGCGTTGATAGCGATGGGAAGATCGTGTCGTTATCGGGATCGATGCAGACTCATAAAGACAATATCGCGGCCATCCAAGGCGTCATCGCTTCGCTTCCCGTAGCTAGCCGCCCGCGGCTCGACATCACGATCGGCGCCGCGGGAGAGGACGCCACCTTCACTAGCGTCGCGGCGAGTGAATCCAAGCGAAGCGTTCTCGCTCAGAACATTAGCACGCTGCTCAACGAAACGGGCGCCGATGCGGTCGATATCGACTGGGAACACCCTGACGCCGGCGTCCAACGAAACACTCAATATCCAGCTCTTCTCAAACGGATCAAGCAAGAGATCGGCGCGGATCGGAGGGTCTACGCCACCGTTGCCCCTTCGGTTGTGATCTCTAACAGCGTCTTCTCCGACGAGAATGCGATCGACGGCGTCTCGCTTATGACCTACGACCTGGGTTGGTGGAGTAATGACCCCACCAACTCCAATAACGGCGAACACTCGCTTCAAGAGTACGTCGATGACACCTTCGAGGCTTGGTCGGAATCTCCCGGTTCGCCGAATGATCGCCCTTGGGTCTTCGGAACGTGGGGGAACGGTTCGCCGGCCAACCAGTTGGGCGTCGCGATACCGATCTACGGTCGCTCCATAGCCAATCAGACGGCCTACACCTACAGCGAACTCGTCACCGGGGGCGCCACCACCGACGGGGAGTATTACCAGTACAGCGGACAGCAGGTCTGGTCTCCGTCGCCCGGACTCGCAGCGCAACGCGTAGAGCACGCCCTCGACCAAGGTTTACAACACCTGATCTTCTGGGAGATCGGACAGGACTTGCCCGCGACCAACAGCAATTCGCTGTTGCGCGTCGCCTACGAAACACGAGAAGCCTTGGCAGGACTGCCGGGCGACTTCAACTCCGACGGCAAGGTCGACAGCGCCGACTACACCGTGTGGCGAGACGGGCTCGGCGCCAACTACACCCAGGAAGACTATGAAACCTGGGCCGAGAACTACGGGGCATCGGCTAACTCTTCGAATGCCAAGGCAACGCCCGAGCCGGTGTCAGCCGGCATGGCGTTCTTTGCCGCCTTAGTGGGCTTCTTGCGGCAAAGAAGACCGTAG
- a CDS encoding winged helix-turn-helix domain-containing protein produces MQVLLIEDDGALGKAIQQGVREAGMDCQWRRNGVDGLEAALAQQADVVVLDLLLPDLPGLEVLSRMRREGVRTPVLVLSALGSVDDRVTGLETGADDYLIKPFAFAELLARLQALSRRTTEAPSQEYCVGALSLDLSLRRVTRESKEIDLTPTEFSLLEYLMRHAGQVLSRRMLCEHLWDADWEGVTNVVDVHVSRLRGKIDRGFSPPLLHTVRGRGYVLRASNDAEAGYPEI; encoded by the coding sequence ATGCAAGTGCTGCTCATCGAAGACGACGGCGCCCTCGGCAAGGCCATCCAGCAGGGCGTCCGAGAGGCCGGCATGGACTGCCAGTGGCGCCGCAATGGCGTCGATGGACTCGAAGCGGCGCTTGCGCAGCAGGCCGACGTCGTCGTGCTTGACCTGCTGCTTCCCGACCTGCCGGGCCTCGAAGTCCTCTCGCGCATGCGACGCGAAGGAGTGCGGACGCCCGTGCTCGTCCTCTCGGCACTCGGTTCGGTCGATGACCGGGTGACCGGCCTCGAAACGGGCGCCGACGATTACCTGATCAAGCCGTTCGCCTTCGCCGAGTTGCTCGCTCGCTTACAGGCACTTTCGCGGCGCACCACCGAGGCGCCCTCGCAAGAGTACTGTGTCGGCGCGTTGTCGCTCGACCTCTCCCTGCGCCGCGTCACCCGTGAGTCGAAAGAGATCGACCTCACGCCGACTGAGTTCAGCTTGCTTGAGTATCTGATGCGGCACGCCGGCCAGGTGCTGTCGCGGCGGATGCTCTGCGAGCACCTCTGGGACGCCGACTGGGAGGGCGTCACTAACGTCGTCGATGTGCACGTCTCACGGTTGCGGGGCAAGATCGACCGCGGGTTCTCGCCGCCCTTGCTGCACACCGTCCGCGGCCGCGGCTATGTTCTGCGTGCGTCCAACGATGCCGAGGCGGGTTACCCCGAGATCTAG
- a CDS encoding sensor histidine kinase, producing the protein MRARRPVSFFRSVRFRIAALTTLAVAVAATAALIGLRQAFYWTLLHEVDRVLLEDVAEVTLVINELSPEGLDAIADELTRKAAGHKQHRWFARLLDQDGDRVWRSSDAEGTPPAPAKADAVPRTVGDLRTLRAATPTNPLGIASVQVGSSMSLYNDDLELIDRLVAGAVAMILIVAPLCGYWLAGIATRDLEAMTAKASSLRPTQLNERLPYRGVDDEFDRLADTINHLLARIATFVDERRTFLADAAHELRTPIAAIRSSIEVALGGERSRESYRDLMEQVLDESESLEVLVNQVLLLSEANATVDRAEPERVLLDEVAAKAADMFAGVAESRGIRLECDIAPDIAVNGIRRHLHQVASNLLDNAIKYTPEGGRVQLTLSDADGVARLEVADNGVGVSPEDLPRLFERFFRADRARQRDDTRGSGLGLSICQSIVEAHGGEITCKSRAGEGTTLTVQLPLAVDS; encoded by the coding sequence GTGCGCGCCCGCAGGCCAGTCTCGTTCTTCCGTTCGGTTCGGTTTCGCATCGCGGCGCTGACGACGCTGGCGGTCGCCGTCGCCGCAACCGCCGCGCTCATCGGACTGCGACAGGCGTTCTACTGGACGCTGCTCCACGAGGTCGATCGCGTCCTCTTAGAAGACGTGGCCGAAGTCACGCTTGTCATCAACGAGTTGTCGCCCGAAGGGCTCGACGCTATCGCCGACGAGCTCACCCGCAAAGCGGCCGGTCACAAACAACACCGCTGGTTCGCGCGGTTGCTGGATCAGGACGGAGACCGTGTCTGGCGCAGCAGCGACGCCGAGGGGACACCGCCGGCGCCCGCCAAGGCCGACGCCGTCCCGCGGACCGTCGGCGACCTCCGAACGCTCCGCGCCGCGACGCCGACCAACCCGCTGGGGATTGCGTCGGTGCAGGTCGGTTCTTCGATGTCGCTCTACAACGACGACCTCGAACTGATCGATCGCCTCGTCGCGGGGGCGGTGGCGATGATCCTGATCGTGGCGCCGCTATGCGGGTACTGGCTCGCGGGCATCGCGACGCGCGACCTCGAGGCGATGACCGCCAAAGCCTCGTCACTCCGGCCCACGCAGCTCAACGAGCGGTTGCCGTACCGCGGCGTCGATGACGAGTTCGATCGACTCGCCGATACGATCAATCACCTGTTGGCGCGGATCGCGACCTTCGTCGATGAACGCCGCACGTTCCTCGCCGACGCCGCCCACGAGCTACGCACGCCGATCGCGGCGATTCGCAGCTCGATCGAGGTCGCCCTCGGCGGCGAGCGGAGCCGCGAGAGTTACCGCGATCTGATGGAGCAGGTGCTCGACGAGTCGGAGTCGCTGGAGGTCCTTGTCAACCAAGTGCTGCTCCTCTCAGAGGCCAACGCCACGGTCGATCGGGCCGAGCCTGAGCGCGTCCTGCTCGACGAAGTCGCCGCCAAAGCGGCCGATATGTTCGCCGGCGTCGCCGAATCGCGCGGCATTCGACTCGAATGCGATATTGCGCCCGACATCGCCGTCAACGGCATCCGCCGGCACTTGCATCAGGTGGCGAGCAACTTGCTTGATAACGCGATCAAATACACGCCCGAGGGTGGGCGCGTTCAGCTAACGCTGAGCGACGCCGACGGCGTCGCGCGGCTCGAAGTGGCGGACAACGGCGTGGGCGTCTCGCCCGAGGACCTGCCGCGGCTCTTTGAGCGGTTCTTCCGCGCAGACCGCGCCCGCCAACGCGACGACACCCGGGGCTCGGGGCTCGGTCTCAGCATCTGTCAGTCGATCGTCGAAGCCCACGGCGGCGAGATTACCTGCAAGAGCAGGGCAGGGGAGGGGACCACGCTTACCGTGCAATTGCCGCTCGCCGTCGATTCGTGA